The following proteins are encoded in a genomic region of Reichenbachiella sp.:
- a CDS encoding phosphotransferase family protein, with amino-acid sequence MSLRNKNMLMDRSGMIRQGENIDINKLSEFLKTSPDFEEGNISIEQFPSGFSNLTYLLKCNEQEFVLRRPPIGAEVKGGHDMKREYDLLTKINPVCPYSPRPILHCADKDIIGDEFFIMERVRGIILRNAPPKNMPMTAELMQTISTNSVDILCDLHQLDLDKNNLWELGKPEGYVKRQVEGWVERYNQSKTDQLPGMEALGEWLTQNITTSQTVTLLHNDYKYDNLVLSLDNYSDVLAVLDWEMATIGDPLMDLGTALAYWVELIDPPALKSFNLTWMPGNLNRQQVLERYTEKTGIDTSNIHFYYVFACFKLGVICQQIYARYKKGLTKDPRFAGLIGVVNACALNGQKALDTGSISNY; translated from the coding sequence ATGAGCCTCAGGAATAAAAACATGTTGATGGATCGCTCTGGCATGATACGTCAAGGGGAAAACATAGACATAAACAAGCTTAGTGAATTTCTGAAAACCTCTCCGGATTTTGAAGAAGGAAATATCAGTATAGAGCAATTTCCTAGTGGATTTTCGAACCTCACCTACTTACTCAAATGTAACGAACAAGAATTTGTACTTCGCCGGCCACCTATTGGAGCGGAGGTAAAAGGTGGACACGATATGAAAAGAGAATATGATCTCTTAACTAAAATCAATCCAGTTTGCCCTTACTCTCCACGTCCTATTTTACATTGTGCAGATAAGGATATTATAGGTGATGAATTCTTCATTATGGAACGCGTGAGAGGTATCATACTTAGAAATGCACCACCTAAAAATATGCCGATGACTGCAGAGCTCATGCAAACCATCAGTACCAATTCAGTTGATATTCTTTGCGACCTTCATCAGCTAGACCTGGATAAAAACAATCTGTGGGAATTGGGAAAACCAGAAGGCTATGTCAAAAGACAAGTGGAAGGCTGGGTGGAGCGATACAATCAATCCAAAACAGACCAGTTGCCGGGTATGGAAGCCTTAGGTGAATGGCTCACTCAAAACATCACTACGAGTCAAACCGTCACTTTATTACACAATGATTATAAGTACGATAATCTAGTGCTGTCTTTAGATAATTACTCAGATGTACTAGCTGTACTCGATTGGGAAATGGCTACCATCGGCGATCCGCTCATGGATTTAGGAACAGCATTAGCCTATTGGGTAGAACTCATTGATCCACCAGCACTTAAATCATTCAATCTGACTTGGATGCCAGGAAATCTAAACAGGCAACAAGTACTGGAAAGGTATACTGAAAAGACTGGAATTGATACCTCCAATATTCACTTCTACTATGTATTTGCTTGCTTCAAGTTAGGTGTGATTTGTCAGCAAATTTATGCTCGCTACAAGAAAGGTCTAACCAAAGACCCTCGTTTTGCGGGACTCATTGGCGTAGTAAACGCCTGCGCTTTGAATGGACAAAAGGCACTTGATACTGGATCAATCTCTAATTACTGA